In Serratia marcescens subsp. marcescens ATCC 13880, a single genomic region encodes these proteins:
- a CDS encoding sulfonate ABC transporter substrate-binding protein, which translates to MRKLTTPLIAALLLGLFSLPAGAQEKPQQITIGYQKANIFALLKYRGTLEKALEPQGVKVRWIEFPAGPQMLEGLNVGSIDLAATGDAPPAFAQAAKADLVYLAHSPPSPKTEAIVVPQDSPIRSVADLKGKRVALNKGSDVNYLLVSALEQAGLSYKDITPVYLPPSDARAAFQRGSVDAWVIWDPYYAEVETRANARLLKDAEGLVPHYTFYLASRRFAETYPDSAKQVIQQLSALSDWANGHPQEAAAILAQSTGLDQAIWARAIARMPFGSQRMSPEVFRQQQQLADKFTAIGLLPVKVDVNAARWSEDKPEAP; encoded by the coding sequence ATGAGAAAACTCACAACGCCGCTGATCGCCGCCCTGCTGCTCGGCCTGTTTAGCCTGCCGGCCGGCGCGCAAGAGAAACCGCAGCAAATCACCATCGGTTACCAGAAAGCCAACATTTTTGCGCTGCTGAAATACCGCGGCACGCTGGAAAAAGCCCTTGAGCCGCAGGGCGTCAAGGTTCGCTGGATAGAATTCCCCGCCGGCCCGCAGATGCTGGAAGGATTGAACGTCGGCAGCATCGATCTGGCGGCGACCGGCGACGCCCCGCCGGCCTTCGCGCAAGCCGCCAAGGCCGATCTGGTTTATTTGGCGCATTCGCCGCCCAGCCCGAAAACCGAAGCCATCGTGGTGCCGCAGGATTCGCCGATCCGCTCCGTGGCCGATTTGAAAGGCAAACGCGTGGCGTTGAACAAAGGATCTGACGTCAATTACCTGCTGGTGAGCGCGCTGGAACAGGCCGGCTTGAGCTACAAGGACATCACGCCGGTCTATCTGCCGCCGAGCGATGCCCGCGCCGCCTTCCAGCGCGGCAGCGTCGACGCCTGGGTGATTTGGGATCCCTACTACGCCGAGGTGGAAACCCGTGCCAACGCCCGCCTGCTGAAAGACGCGGAAGGCCTGGTGCCGCACTACACCTTCTATCTCGCCAGCCGCCGCTTTGCCGAAACGTACCCGGACAGCGCCAAACAGGTGATTCAACAGCTCAGCGCGCTGAGCGACTGGGCCAACGGGCATCCACAGGAAGCGGCGGCGATCCTCGCTCAGAGCACAGGCCTGGATCAGGCCATTTGGGCCAGAGCCATCGCTCGCATGCCGTTCGGCAGCCAGCGCATGTCGCCGGAGGTGTTCAGGCAGCAACAACAGTTGGCGGATAAATTCACCGCCATCGGGCTGCTGCCGGTTAAGGTGGATGTCAACGCCGCCCGGTGGTCAGAAGATAAACCCGAGGCGCCATAG
- a CDS encoding GGDEF domain-containing protein — translation MQTTSLSDTRKIWPALIIFLLVFTLCLLGIVSRPGSFLAIFWPVNAVLLAVLVRRPQWATRAGWGMAVLGYLAADLLTGSSLQKALLLNAANLTGVVVGYLLFMRLSPPARTLQRGASSMYLFGICLAAAAATGAVGAATSQWLFGRPYLTSLALWFSSEFTNYVTLMPFILAFPADWRRRLAAAGALFTQRSQWPRAGRKLTVLALLLLAAVCSVLIGGPGAVIFPMPVLLWLAMSFSLFCTMIAVLIYVLWCHLAIDFGLLSATLDMKVLQNAVSMRLGIALLALGPIAVASMNYARNALLRTLEHVANHDALTHVLTRNAFMQRGERLIDQKGELVCVMMLDIDYFKSINDRFGHAGGDQALMAFTRAIAADLSVGDLFGRMGGEEFAIVSTLGQPQQGLQLAERLRQRIEAESITMPAGHPLQITVSIGMVTCPGGSGHSLADLLKLADLAVYKAKNAGRNRVATPESYPPNDPDR, via the coding sequence ATGCAAACCACCTCGTTGTCCGATACCCGGAAAATTTGGCCCGCGCTCATCATTTTTTTGCTGGTGTTCACTCTGTGTCTGTTGGGCATCGTGAGTCGTCCCGGCAGTTTTTTGGCAATATTCTGGCCGGTGAACGCCGTACTGCTGGCCGTTTTGGTGCGGCGGCCACAGTGGGCTACGCGGGCCGGCTGGGGCATGGCGGTGCTGGGCTATCTGGCGGCGGACCTGCTGACCGGCAGTTCGCTGCAAAAGGCGCTGCTGCTGAACGCCGCCAATCTGACCGGCGTCGTGGTGGGGTATCTGTTGTTCATGCGGCTGTCGCCGCCGGCGCGCACGTTGCAGCGTGGCGCCTCCAGCATGTACCTGTTCGGCATCTGCCTGGCGGCCGCCGCCGCGACCGGCGCGGTGGGCGCCGCAACTTCGCAGTGGCTGTTCGGCAGACCGTATCTGACCTCGCTGGCGCTGTGGTTCTCGTCCGAATTCACCAACTACGTCACGCTGATGCCGTTTATTCTGGCGTTTCCCGCCGATTGGCGACGCCGCCTTGCGGCGGCCGGCGCCCTGTTCACCCAGCGCAGCCAATGGCCGCGCGCGGGACGAAAACTCACGGTATTGGCGCTGCTGTTGCTGGCGGCGGTGTGCAGCGTGCTGATCGGCGGCCCCGGGGCGGTGATCTTTCCCATGCCGGTGCTGCTGTGGCTGGCGATGTCCTTCTCATTGTTCTGCACCATGATTGCGGTGCTGATTTATGTGCTGTGGTGCCATCTGGCGATCGATTTCGGGTTGCTTAGCGCGACGCTCGACATGAAAGTGTTGCAAAACGCGGTATCGATGCGTTTGGGCATCGCGCTGTTGGCGCTGGGGCCCATCGCCGTGGCCAGCATGAACTATGCGCGTAATGCGCTGCTGCGCACGCTGGAGCACGTGGCGAATCACGATGCGTTAACGCACGTGCTGACGCGCAATGCGTTTATGCAGCGCGGCGAACGGTTGATAGACCAAAAGGGCGAGCTGGTGTGCGTCATGATGCTCGATATCGACTATTTCAAATCGATTAATGACCGTTTTGGCCATGCCGGCGGCGATCAGGCGCTGATGGCCTTTACCCGCGCGATCGCCGCCGATCTGAGCGTCGGTGACCTGTTCGGCCGCATGGGAGGCGAAGAGTTCGCTATCGTTTCGACGCTCGGCCAGCCACAGCAGGGGTTGCAGCTGGCCGAACGGCTGCGGCAACGCATTGAGGCGGAATCGATCACCATGCCGGCGGGTCATCCGCTGCAGATCACCGTCAGCATTGGCATGGTGACCTGCCCGGGCGGTTCCGGCCACAGCCTGGCCGACCTGCTCAAACTGGCGGATCTGGCGGTATACAAAGCGAAAAACGCCGGCCGTAACCGGGTCGCCACGCCGGAATCTTACCCTCCGAACGATCCTGACCGCTGA
- a CDS encoding VOC family protein, producing MARITQHLWFEKDMEAALNCYVALIPGSSVNWFSDLPADTPSGPAGSVKLASFTLGDQRYAAIEAGPLDPFNHSFSVMVECDDQAEVDRLWDALSEGGEAEQCGWLRDRWGLCWQIVPRRLTELMNDPDAARVRRVTEAMLLMGKIDIAGLEAAARG from the coding sequence ATGGCCAGAATTACGCAACATCTGTGGTTTGAAAAGGACATGGAAGCGGCGCTGAATTGCTATGTCGCGCTGATCCCCGGTTCGTCCGTGAACTGGTTTTCCGACCTGCCGGCGGATACGCCGAGCGGCCCGGCCGGCAGCGTGAAGCTGGCTTCCTTCACGCTGGGCGACCAGCGCTACGCGGCGATCGAAGCCGGGCCGCTGGATCCGTTTAACCACAGCTTCTCCGTGATGGTGGAATGTGACGATCAGGCGGAAGTCGACCGGCTATGGGATGCCTTGAGCGAGGGCGGCGAGGCGGAGCAGTGCGGCTGGCTGCGCGATCGCTGGGGGCTGTGCTGGCAGATCGTGCCGCGGCGCCTGACGGAGTTGATGAACGATCCGGACGCCGCTCGTGTGCGGCGGGTCACGGAAGCGATGCTGCTGATGGGCAAAATCGACATCGCCGGGTTGGAAGCGGCGGCGCGGGGCTAG
- the tet(41) gene encoding tetracycline efflux MFS transporter Tet(41) produces the protein MWVILLTVLLDAVGIGLIMPILPALLRSLGGLEAGSLHYGALLAAYALMQFLFSPILGALSDRFGRRPVLLISLAGAAADYLLMAFAPTLAWLYLGRLLAGITGANMAVATAYVTDITPAGQRARRFGLVGAVFGVGFIVGPLLGGSLGEWHLHAPFLAAAAMNALNLIMAFFLLPESRKPRARAAEKIRLNPFSSLRRLHGKPGLLPLAGIYLIMALVSQAPATLWILYGQDRFGWSMMVAGLSLAGYGTCHALSQAFAIGPLVARLGERKALLIGLAADALGLVLLSIATRGWAPFALLPFFAAGGMALPALQALMAHKVDDDHQGELQGTLASMGSLIGVAGPLVATALYAATRDVWPGLVWALAAALYLLVPLLLGRSRERDAA, from the coding sequence ATGTGGGTTATTTTGTTGACGGTGTTGCTGGATGCGGTGGGCATCGGTCTGATCATGCCGATCCTGCCGGCGCTGTTGCGCTCGCTGGGCGGTCTTGAGGCCGGCAGCCTGCACTACGGCGCCCTGCTGGCGGCCTATGCGTTGATGCAATTCCTGTTTTCACCGATCCTCGGCGCGTTGAGCGATCGCTTCGGCCGGCGGCCGGTGCTGTTGATTTCACTCGCCGGCGCGGCGGCCGACTACCTGCTGATGGCGTTCGCGCCGACGCTGGCCTGGCTCTATCTGGGCCGATTGCTGGCGGGCATCACCGGCGCCAACATGGCGGTCGCCACCGCTTACGTTACCGATATTACTCCTGCCGGCCAGCGCGCGCGGCGTTTTGGCCTGGTGGGCGCGGTGTTCGGCGTCGGCTTTATCGTCGGCCCGCTGCTCGGTGGCTCGCTGGGCGAATGGCATCTGCATGCGCCCTTCCTGGCGGCGGCGGCGATGAATGCCCTCAACCTGATCATGGCGTTTTTCCTGCTGCCGGAATCGCGCAAACCCCGTGCCCGCGCCGCCGAGAAAATCCGCCTCAATCCCTTTTCGTCATTGCGACGGCTGCACGGCAAACCGGGCCTGCTGCCGCTGGCCGGCATTTACCTGATCATGGCGCTGGTTTCACAGGCGCCGGCCACGCTATGGATTTTATACGGTCAGGATCGTTTCGGCTGGAGCATGATGGTGGCGGGCCTGTCGCTGGCCGGTTACGGCACCTGCCACGCGCTGTCGCAGGCCTTCGCCATCGGCCCGCTGGTCGCACGGCTCGGCGAACGCAAGGCGCTGCTGATCGGCCTGGCGGCCGACGCGCTGGGTCTGGTGCTGTTATCGATCGCCACGCGCGGCTGGGCGCCCTTTGCGCTGCTGCCGTTCTTCGCCGCGGGCGGCATGGCGCTGCCGGCGCTGCAGGCGTTGATGGCGCACAAGGTGGACGATGACCATCAGGGCGAGCTGCAAGGGACGCTGGCCAGCATGGGCAGCCTGATCGGCGTCGCGGGGCCGCTGGTGGCGACGGCGCTGTATGCCGCCACGCGCGATGTCTGGCCCGGCCTGGTCTGGGCGTTGGCCGCCGCCCTGTATCTGCTGGTGCCGCTGTTGCTGGGGCGTTCGCGCGAGCGTGACGCGGCATAG
- a CDS encoding 6-phospho-beta-glucosidase: MTMKQLPKDFLWGGAVAAHQVEGGWDRGGKGPSIADVLSGGSHGVDRVMTDGVLDGYRYPNHEAVDFYGRYKQDVALFAEMGFKCFRTSIAWTRIFPNGDEATPNEAGLQFYDDLFDELLKYGIQPVITLSHFEMPYHLVKAYGGWKNRRVVEFFVRFSEVVMRRYREKVKYWMTFNEINNQSNYRYPLFGYCCSGVDYTQEDNPEQALYQVLHHQFVASAQVVKLGHQINPEFKIGCMLACVPFYPYSCKPDDVMYAVEAMHQRYLYTDVQMRGYYPSYLLRDWERKGLKIEMQPQDAQILREGCTDYIGFSYYMSNALQANAVEGSDGMFGFPGNVPNPYVKASDWGWQIDPVGLRYSLNVLYERYQKPLFIVENGFGAFDKVEADGQINDDYRIDYLRAHIEEMKKAVIEDGVDLIGYTPWGCIDCVSFTTGEYSKRYGFIYVDKHDDGTGTLERSRKKSFDWYRRVIASNGEQL; the protein is encoded by the coding sequence TTGACGATGAAACAGTTGCCGAAAGATTTTCTGTGGGGAGGCGCGGTCGCCGCGCACCAGGTTGAAGGCGGTTGGGATCGGGGCGGCAAAGGGCCAAGCATCGCCGACGTGCTGTCCGGCGGTTCGCACGGCGTCGATCGCGTGATGACCGACGGCGTGCTCGACGGCTACCGTTACCCCAACCATGAAGCGGTGGATTTCTACGGCCGCTACAAGCAGGACGTGGCGCTGTTCGCCGAGATGGGTTTCAAATGCTTCCGCACTTCGATCGCCTGGACGCGCATCTTCCCGAACGGCGACGAAGCAACGCCAAACGAGGCCGGCCTGCAGTTTTACGACGATCTGTTCGACGAGTTGCTGAAATACGGCATCCAGCCGGTGATCACCCTGTCGCACTTCGAAATGCCTTACCATTTGGTGAAAGCCTACGGCGGCTGGAAAAATCGACGGGTGGTGGAGTTCTTCGTGCGCTTTAGCGAAGTGGTGATGCGCCGCTACCGCGAGAAGGTGAAGTACTGGATGACCTTCAACGAAATCAACAACCAGAGCAACTACCGCTACCCGCTGTTCGGCTACTGCTGTTCCGGCGTGGACTACACCCAGGAAGACAACCCTGAGCAGGCGCTGTACCAGGTGTTGCACCACCAGTTCGTCGCCAGCGCGCAGGTGGTCAAACTCGGTCATCAGATCAACCCGGAATTCAAGATCGGCTGCATGCTGGCCTGCGTGCCGTTTTACCCTTACTCCTGCAAGCCGGACGACGTGATGTACGCCGTGGAAGCGATGCACCAGCGCTATCTGTACACCGACGTGCAAATGCGCGGCTACTATCCCAGCTACCTGCTGCGCGATTGGGAACGCAAAGGGCTGAAGATCGAGATGCAGCCGCAGGACGCGCAGATCCTGCGCGAGGGCTGCACCGACTACATCGGCTTCAGCTACTACATGAGCAACGCGCTGCAGGCCAACGCGGTGGAAGGCAGCGACGGCATGTTCGGCTTCCCGGGCAATGTGCCGAACCCGTACGTCAAGGCCTCCGACTGGGGCTGGCAGATCGATCCGGTCGGGCTGCGCTATTCGCTGAACGTGTTGTATGAACGCTACCAGAAGCCGCTGTTTATCGTGGAGAACGGCTTCGGCGCCTTCGATAAGGTGGAAGCGGACGGCCAGATCAACGATGACTATCGCATCGACTATCTGCGCGCCCATATCGAAGAGATGAAGAAAGCGGTGATTGAAGACGGCGTAGATCTGATCGGCTACACGCCGTGGGGCTGCATCGACTGCGTGTCGTTCACCACCGGTGAGTACAGCAAACGCTACGGGTTCATTTACGTCGACAAACACGACGACGGCACCGGCACGCTCGAACGTTCGCGCAAGAAAAGCTTCGACTGGTATCGCCGGGTGATCGCCAGCAACGGCGAACAGCTGTAA
- a CDS encoding VIT1/CCC1 transporter family protein: MHRERHSIERIGWLRAAVLGANDGIVSTASLLLGVAAASASHSALMIAGVAGWVAGAMSMATGEYVSVSSQADTEKAALAEEQAELLEDYPGEFRELTSIYVHRGLDPALARQVAEKLMAHDALEAHARDELGISSATRARPLQAALASALSFSLGALLPLLVALWAPVAWTRPALVASALISLGVLGGIAAKTGGAPILPGVARILIWSALAMAVSSGVGLLFGVTAG; the protein is encoded by the coding sequence ATGCATCGAGAACGGCACAGTATCGAACGCATCGGCTGGCTGCGGGCGGCGGTGCTCGGCGCCAACGACGGCATCGTTTCAACGGCCAGCCTGCTGCTGGGCGTCGCGGCGGCCAGCGCCTCGCATTCCGCGCTGATGATCGCCGGCGTCGCCGGGTGGGTGGCCGGCGCAATGTCGATGGCCACCGGCGAGTATGTGTCGGTCTCGTCGCAAGCGGATACCGAAAAGGCCGCGCTGGCGGAAGAGCAGGCGGAGCTGCTTGAAGACTACCCGGGGGAGTTTCGCGAACTGACGTCAATCTACGTGCATCGCGGTCTGGATCCGGCGCTGGCCCGGCAGGTGGCGGAAAAGCTGATGGCGCATGATGCGCTGGAGGCGCACGCGCGCGACGAGCTGGGCATTTCCTCCGCCACCCGCGCCCGGCCGCTGCAGGCCGCGTTGGCATCGGCTTTGAGTTTCTCCCTCGGCGCGCTGCTGCCGCTGCTGGTGGCGCTGTGGGCACCGGTCGCCTGGACGCGGCCGGCGCTGGTGGCCTCGGCGCTGATTTCCCTCGGCGTTCTCGGCGGCATCGCCGCGAAAACCGGCGGGGCGCCGATCTTGCCGGGCGTGGCGCGCATTCTCATCTGGAGCGCACTGGCGATGGCAGTTTCTTCCGGCGTCGGCCTGCTGTTTGGCGTGACGGCCGGCTAA
- a CDS encoding D-serine ammonia-lyase codes for MQKSQILSWVAQHPLLQRMVALEPITWFNPRATTLAAGLPHVGLTAADVADAEQRLARFAPYLAAAFPETQPTKGIIESELVAIPAMQQALDRRYGQSLGGRLLLKKDSHLPISGSIKARGGIYEVLTHAEKLALEAGLLQIGDDYARLFSDAFRQFFSQYRIAVGSTGNLGLSIGIISARLGFDVSVHMSADAREWKKQKLRDNGVTVVEYADDYGVAVEQGRQRAANDPNCFFIDDENSQTLFLGYAVAGGRLKRQFAEQGIVVDAQHPLFVYLPCGVGGGPGGVAFGLKLAFGDHVHCIFAEPTHSPCMLLGVYSGLHDGIAVQDLGIDNRTAADGLAVGRASGFVGRAMERLLSAFYTLSDEEMFALLGLLDRHEHLQLEPSALAGMAGPWRVAAHARALSEQGISAESLAQATHLVWATGGGMVPAAEMAKYLAAGQAAE; via the coding sequence ATGCAGAAATCACAGATCCTATCGTGGGTCGCCCAGCATCCGCTGTTGCAACGCATGGTCGCGCTAGAGCCGATCACCTGGTTCAATCCACGCGCGACAACGTTGGCCGCAGGGCTGCCCCACGTCGGGCTGACCGCTGCCGACGTCGCCGACGCGGAGCAGCGCCTGGCGCGATTCGCGCCTTATCTCGCCGCGGCCTTCCCGGAAACCCAACCCACAAAGGGGATCATCGAATCCGAGCTGGTGGCGATCCCCGCCATGCAGCAGGCGTTGGATCGGCGCTATGGGCAGTCGTTGGGCGGGCGCCTGCTGTTGAAAAAGGACAGCCATCTGCCGATTTCCGGCTCAATCAAGGCGCGCGGCGGCATCTATGAGGTGCTGACGCATGCGGAGAAACTGGCGCTGGAGGCGGGGCTGCTACAGATCGGCGACGACTACGCCCGACTGTTTTCCGACGCGTTTCGTCAGTTCTTCAGCCAGTACCGCATCGCCGTCGGCTCGACCGGCAATCTGGGATTATCGATCGGCATCATCAGCGCCCGGCTGGGGTTTGACGTCAGCGTGCACATGTCGGCGGATGCGCGAGAGTGGAAAAAACAGAAGCTGCGCGACAATGGCGTGACGGTGGTGGAATACGCCGACGATTACGGCGTGGCGGTCGAACAAGGGCGCCAACGGGCGGCGAACGATCCGAATTGCTTCTTTATCGACGATGAAAATTCACAAACCCTGTTCCTCGGCTACGCGGTGGCGGGCGGCCGTCTGAAGCGGCAGTTTGCCGAACAGGGCATTGTGGTGGACGCGCAGCATCCGCTGTTCGTGTATCTGCCGTGCGGCGTCGGCGGTGGGCCGGGCGGTGTGGCCTTTGGCCTCAAGCTGGCGTTCGGCGATCACGTTCACTGCATTTTCGCCGAACCGACCCATTCCCCCTGCATGCTGCTCGGCGTCTACAGCGGGTTGCATGACGGCATTGCGGTGCAAGATCTCGGCATCGACAACCGCACGGCGGCGGACGGGTTGGCGGTGGGGCGCGCCTCCGGCTTTGTCGGCCGGGCGATGGAGCGCCTACTGAGCGCGTTTTACACGCTGAGCGATGAAGAGATGTTTGCGCTGCTCGGGTTGTTGGACCGGCACGAGCATCTCCAACTGGAGCCATCCGCGTTGGCGGGCATGGCCGGGCCGTGGCGCGTTGCAGCCCATGCCAGGGCGCTCAGCGAGCAAGGCATCAGCGCCGAGAGTCTGGCGCAGGCGACGCATCTGGTGTGGGCGACCGGCGGCGGCATGGTGCCGGCGGCGGAAATGGCGAAGTATCTCGCCGCCGGGCAGGCGGCGGAGTAA
- a CDS encoding MurR/RpiR family transcriptional regulator, with protein MFTHKAIAELNALELMVYNYVSKHKNQVMYMTIRELAEAAGVSTTTVLRFCKKMGCDGYSEFRIRFKLYLEQTDAPPVDSGIGEILSFFKSVSNDEFNQLLDEAAHHIAAAERIIFVGISTSGALGKYGARFFSNVGKFSTHIDDPYYPVNSDMYKNAVAIMLSVSGETEEILRLASQFSLHHCKIISITNNETSSLARLADFNLSYHVPQHLIGGHHNITTQIPVLYIIETIGKRLGHINSEK; from the coding sequence ATGTTTACCCATAAAGCAATCGCCGAGCTCAACGCCCTGGAGCTGATGGTTTATAACTACGTCAGCAAACACAAAAATCAAGTGATGTACATGACCATCCGCGAGCTGGCCGAGGCCGCCGGCGTGTCCACCACCACCGTGCTGCGATTTTGCAAAAAAATGGGTTGTGACGGTTATTCAGAATTTCGCATCCGTTTCAAACTGTATCTGGAGCAAACCGATGCGCCGCCGGTCGATTCCGGCATCGGCGAAATTCTCAGTTTTTTTAAAAGCGTCAGCAACGACGAATTTAATCAGTTACTCGATGAAGCGGCGCACCATATCGCCGCCGCCGAGCGGATTATTTTCGTCGGCATCAGCACCTCTGGCGCCTTGGGGAAATATGGCGCGCGTTTCTTTTCCAACGTCGGGAAATTCAGCACCCATATCGACGATCCTTATTATCCCGTCAACAGCGATATGTATAAAAACGCGGTGGCGATCATGTTGTCGGTCTCCGGCGAGACCGAAGAGATCCTGCGACTGGCGAGCCAGTTCAGCCTGCACCACTGCAAGATCATCAGCATCACCAACAACGAAACCTCTTCGCTGGCGCGGCTGGCGGACTTTAATCTCTCCTACCACGTGCCGCAGCATTTGATCGGCGGGCATCACAATATCACCACGCAGATCCCCGTGCTTTACATTATTGAAACCATCGGCAAACGGCTTGGGCATATTAATTCGGAAAAATAA
- a CDS encoding DUF1428 domain-containing protein, translating into MKYVDGFVVAVPAANKEAYHRLAAAAAPLFKEFGATRIVECWGDDVPDGKLTDFRGAVKAQDDEVVVFSWIEYPSKAVRDAANEKMMNDPRMKALGEMPFDGKRMIFGGFAPILDA; encoded by the coding sequence ATGAAATACGTAGACGGTTTTGTGGTGGCGGTGCCGGCCGCCAACAAGGAGGCCTATCACCGGTTGGCGGCCGCAGCGGCGCCGCTGTTCAAAGAGTTTGGCGCCACGCGCATCGTGGAGTGTTGGGGTGATGACGTGCCCGACGGCAAGCTCACCGACTTTCGCGGCGCGGTGAAGGCCCAGGACGACGAAGTGGTGGTGTTCAGTTGGATAGAGTACCCCTCCAAGGCGGTGCGCGACGCCGCCAACGAGAAAATGATGAACGATCCGCGCATGAAGGCGCTGGGCGAGATGCCGTTTGACGGCAAACGCATGATCTTTGGCGGGTTCGCGCCGATCCTCGATGCGTAA